One Mycolicibacterium sarraceniae genomic window carries:
- a CDS encoding transglycosylase family protein has translation MSTVRGIITIALISGALALAGFVLSCGNASADSGVNWDAVAQCESGGNWGANTGNGYSGGLQFSDATWTANGGVGSAARASREEQIRVAENVAGKQGMGAWPKCGQAADSATFATPVSAGTPAPAQGVCSNVLSGPFKSVDFNKMCQAFHDPGRAIANALGLH, from the coding sequence ATGAGCACTGTGCGCGGGATCATCACCATCGCCCTCATCTCCGGAGCGCTGGCACTGGCCGGATTCGTTCTGAGCTGCGGAAACGCCAGTGCAGACAGCGGTGTGAACTGGGACGCGGTCGCACAGTGCGAGTCCGGCGGCAACTGGGGTGCCAACACCGGCAACGGCTACTCAGGTGGACTGCAGTTCAGTGACGCCACCTGGACCGCCAACGGCGGCGTCGGCAGCGCGGCCCGGGCCTCCCGTGAAGAGCAGATCCGGGTCGCCGAAAACGTCGCCGGCAAGCAGGGCATGGGCGCCTGGCCGAAGTGCGGTCAGGCCGCCGACAGCGCCACGTTCGCGACCCCGGTCTCGGCCGGCACTCCGGCCCCGGCGCAGGGCGTGTGCTCCAACGTTCTGAGCGGCCCGTTCAAGTCGGTCGACTTCAACAAGATGTGCCAGG
- a CDS encoding transglycosylase family protein: MAAIGGAAVVAPMVLGTGTASADGMNWDAVAQCESGGNWAINTGNGYYGGLQFTLGTWRSNGGSGSPHMASRDEQIRVAENVLHSQGRGAWPVCGRRG; the protein is encoded by the coding sequence ATGGCCGCGATCGGCGGTGCCGCCGTGGTGGCTCCGATGGTGCTCGGCACCGGTACTGCCTCGGCTGACGGCATGAACTGGGACGCGGTCGCACAGTGCGAGTCCGGCGGCAACTGGGCAATCAACACCGGTAACGGCTACTACGGCGGGCTGCAGTTCACCCTAGGCACCTGGCGGTCCAATGGCGGCAGCGGTTCCCCGCACATGGCCTCGCGCGATGAGCAGATCCGCGTGGCAGAGAACGTTCTGCACAGTCAGGGCCGAGGAGCATGGCCGGTCTGCGGTCGTCGCGGCTGA